A single window of Syntrophorhabdus sp. DNA harbors:
- a CDS encoding septal ring lytic transglycosylase RlpA family protein — translation MAPTDPAGRAFSFVIRQLRRLPALLIVPAFLLLADCSVIKAPYYVVKGTIKGGYYAVKGTYELTAGTTKIVYTIGKYTFKVVKAPLDWSFANEDIDDIDDMPPREAIRKGRVKTAPYTVKGKRYYPMSVEQAKSYNETGVASWYGYETLRHNASRMTANGEVFDPDQMTAAHKYLPLPTHVKVTNLENNRSIIVRVNDRGPFPSDKNPSSGNRIIDVSAGAAKKLGFYNKGLARVRVETIQLEREG, via the coding sequence ATGGCCCCGACAGACCCGGCAGGCAGAGCATTCAGTTTCGTGATAAGGCAATTGCGCAGGCTTCCTGCTCTCTTGATCGTTCCCGCTTTCCTTCTCCTTGCCGATTGTTCAGTGATCAAGGCGCCCTATTACGTCGTCAAAGGCACCATAAAGGGGGGCTACTACGCGGTGAAAGGGACCTACGAGCTTACGGCAGGCACGACGAAGATCGTGTATACCATTGGGAAATATACCTTCAAGGTGGTGAAAGCCCCTCTCGATTGGAGCTTTGCCAACGAAGACATCGACGATATCGACGATATGCCGCCCCGCGAGGCGATCCGCAAGGGCCGCGTCAAGACAGCTCCGTACACCGTGAAGGGGAAGAGGTACTATCCCATGTCCGTGGAGCAGGCTAAGTCCTACAATGAGACAGGAGTGGCGTCATGGTACGGCTACGAGACCCTGCGTCACAACGCGTCGCGCATGACCGCCAATGGCGAGGTCTTCGACCCCGATCAGATGACGGCGGCGCACAAGTACCTGCCCCTTCCGACGCACGTGAAGGTCACGAACCTCGAGAACAACCGTTCCATCATCGTGAGGGTCAACGACAGGGGGCCCTTTCCGAGCGACAAGAACCCCTCGTCAGGGAACAGGATCATCGACGTGTCCGCCGGTGCCGCGAAAAAGCTTGGATTCTATAACAAAGGTCTGGCGCGGGTGAGAGTCGAGACGATACAGCTGGAAAGGGAAGGCTGA
- a CDS encoding DUF1211 domain-containing protein, whose product MGTAESSNERFFMTTHRIESLSDCIFAFSMTLLVMTFTFPGAGPQDETEVIRVFLKEVAKLDRYVLAFALLAILWITHHQQFHHIRRTDRRFLWIQIAILMFIVMVPFTAAWMTAYSHLHITNLVFDVNLLVLGLLFLLSWFYATHGMRLVDENIDRRIVVRGAARSLITCIVALLAIATSFYHPGWSNYAFILTPLLLFLKPLRDTGEKRGQSRARD is encoded by the coding sequence ATGGGCACGGCGGAGTCTTCAAACGAACGGTTCTTCATGACGACTCATCGCATCGAGAGTCTGTCGGACTGCATCTTTGCCTTTTCGATGACGCTTCTCGTCATGACCTTTACATTTCCCGGAGCGGGTCCTCAGGATGAAACAGAGGTGATTCGTGTTTTCCTGAAAGAGGTCGCCAAGCTCGACCGTTACGTCCTCGCGTTTGCCCTGCTGGCGATCTTGTGGATCACGCATCACCAGCAGTTCCACCACATAAGAAGGACGGACCGCCGTTTCCTCTGGATACAGATAGCGATCCTGATGTTCATCGTCATGGTGCCTTTCACCGCTGCCTGGATGACGGCCTACAGTCACCTTCACATCACGAATCTCGTCTTTGACGTGAATCTCCTTGTCCTCGGGCTTCTCTTCCTCCTGAGCTGGTTCTATGCGACCCACGGGATGAGGCTCGTCGACGAGAACATCGACAGGAGGATCGTGGTCCGGGGCGCGGCACGATCGCTCATCACATGCATCGTCGCGCTCCTGGCGATCGCCACATCCTTCTACCACCCCGGATGGAGCAACTACGCCTTCATCCTTACGCCGCTCCTTCTTTTCCTGAAGCCATTGCGGGACACAGGAGAGAAACGAGGTCAGTCACGGGCGCGCGATTGA
- a CDS encoding sigma 54-interacting transcriptional regulator yields the protein MGKPRVFTKDLARDLGAVIENIPDGVYITDRTANTLMVNRAYERITGITRAEVLGRNMRDLVKSGIIDRSVSLEVIEKKEPVTIMQELRSGKKILVTGNPLFDDDKDIALVVTSVRDITELVELKDKLHERTLEVNRYLAELDHIKTLQGQNKTFITKNKKVLEIMEIAIKAAQFDSSILITGESGVGKGLLAKLIHGSSERRDRPFVVINCAGIPENLFESELFGYEPGAFSGASAKGKKGLLEVADKGTVFLDEIGDMSLRLQAKLLRVIEEKEMTRLGSTKTVKLDIRILSATNQDLQGLIAQKKFRQDLFFRLNTIFLTIPPLRERTEDIMPLVHHFTALLNKRYHMEKKFAPQAAQFLMMYSFPGNARELSNIVEQAFLISKSSSIKVDDLPFHLRGILDSKDLMVDAENKSYNEIINLMEYRVLKRALEKYGSTHKAARNLKISQSTIVRKMKKLNMKVGDDV from the coding sequence ATGGGTAAACCCAGAGTATTCACGAAGGACCTTGCCCGGGACCTCGGGGCCGTCATCGAGAACATCCCTGATGGCGTCTACATCACCGACAGGACCGCGAACACCCTGATGGTAAACAGGGCGTACGAGCGCATAACAGGCATAACCAGGGCCGAGGTGCTCGGAAGGAACATGAGGGACCTCGTCAAATCGGGGATCATCGACCGCTCCGTCAGCCTCGAGGTGATAGAGAAAAAGGAACCCGTCACCATCATGCAGGAACTCAGAAGCGGCAAGAAGATACTGGTGACAGGGAATCCCCTGTTCGATGACGACAAAGACATCGCCCTCGTGGTCACCAGCGTTCGGGATATTACGGAACTGGTGGAACTGAAAGACAAGCTGCACGAGCGGACCCTGGAGGTGAACCGCTACCTTGCCGAACTCGATCACATAAAGACACTGCAAGGGCAGAACAAGACCTTCATCACAAAGAACAAGAAGGTCCTGGAGATCATGGAGATCGCCATCAAGGCGGCCCAGTTCGATTCCAGCATACTGATAACGGGTGAGTCCGGAGTGGGCAAAGGGCTTCTGGCGAAGCTTATCCATGGATCGAGCGAGCGCAGGGACCGCCCCTTCGTTGTGATAAACTGTGCGGGGATCCCGGAAAACCTCTTTGAAAGCGAGCTTTTCGGGTATGAACCGGGGGCGTTCTCCGGGGCGAGCGCGAAGGGAAAGAAGGGCCTTCTCGAAGTGGCGGACAAAGGGACCGTGTTCCTCGACGAGATCGGCGACATGAGCCTCAGACTTCAGGCGAAGCTTCTGCGCGTCATTGAAGAGAAGGAAATGACCCGCCTTGGCTCGACAAAGACGGTAAAGCTTGACATCCGCATCCTGTCCGCAACAAATCAGGACCTGCAGGGCCTTATCGCGCAGAAAAAGTTCAGGCAGGATCTTTTCTTCAGGCTGAACACGATCTTCCTTACCATACCACCGTTGAGGGAAAGGACCGAGGACATCATGCCTCTCGTGCATCATTTTACGGCACTCCTCAACAAGCGGTACCACATGGAGAAGAAATTCGCACCCCAGGCTGCCCAGTTCCTCATGATGTACAGTTTCCCGGGCAATGCGAGAGAGCTGTCGAACATAGTGGAGCAGGCATTTCTGATAAGCAAGAGCAGCAGCATCAAAGTTGATGACCTGCCTTTCCATCTGAGGGGCATCCTCGATTCCAAGGACCTCATGGTCGACGCTGAGAACAAATCCTACAATGAGATCATCAACCTTATGGAATACAGGGTGTTGAAACGGGCGCTGGAAAAATATGGGAGCACGCATAAAGCCGCGAGGAATCTGAAGATAAGTCAGAGTACCATAGTGCGCAAGATGAAGAAGCTGAACATGAAGGTTGGCGATGATGTTTAG
- a CDS encoding amino acid ABC transporter substrate-binding protein codes for MTGPGANFGEKFKKAYTMAADEINAKGGVNGTKLELVFEDTQAKPALAVSSAKKLISSDNVVALLGGWSSGVAFAVAPVALDNKTPYLLEHPALDDITRKNNDYVFRFQPTTGMYSAALEDFILKVVYPREKKKQLAVAYVYVDNAFGQGVAKYGILPFLQKNKDKFKVVVSEAYNENAMDYKPLLLKIKSAAPDIIVLTSYLTDGILVSKQIKEVGLTAKFVSGTGAGHSMQDVYEKSGRATEKVFTSGPWHGEIKDPNWKKWRGAWEKKYKYLPGEHEVEGYVAVQVLAEALKGVKPSDSITKQREQLKASLKALNMKTIFGTVKFDNFEGYTNQNKAQKMTALAQWIDGRLLQVYPKEAAEREPIY; via the coding sequence ATGACGGGACCGGGCGCCAACTTCGGCGAGAAGTTCAAGAAGGCCTACACGATGGCCGCGGACGAGATCAACGCCAAAGGGGGAGTGAACGGGACCAAACTGGAGCTCGTTTTCGAGGACACGCAGGCAAAACCGGCGCTGGCGGTTTCTTCCGCTAAGAAGCTCATTTCGTCGGACAACGTTGTTGCCCTTCTCGGCGGATGGAGCAGCGGTGTGGCATTCGCGGTCGCCCCCGTGGCGCTTGACAACAAGACGCCCTACCTTCTCGAGCATCCGGCCCTTGACGACATCACCCGGAAGAACAATGACTACGTTTTTCGTTTCCAGCCCACGACGGGTATGTACAGCGCCGCCCTCGAGGATTTCATCCTGAAGGTCGTGTATCCCAGGGAGAAGAAGAAACAATTGGCCGTTGCGTATGTCTACGTGGACAACGCCTTCGGCCAGGGCGTCGCGAAGTACGGTATCCTCCCTTTCCTGCAGAAGAACAAGGACAAGTTCAAAGTCGTCGTCTCGGAGGCGTACAATGAGAACGCGATGGACTACAAGCCCCTGCTGCTGAAGATCAAGAGCGCCGCACCGGATATCATCGTACTCACGTCGTACCTCACGGACGGGATCCTTGTATCGAAGCAGATAAAGGAAGTGGGGTTGACAGCGAAGTTCGTCTCGGGAACAGGGGCGGGCCACAGCATGCAGGACGTCTATGAGAAGAGCGGCAGGGCGACGGAAAAGGTCTTCACCTCAGGACCGTGGCATGGAGAGATAAAGGACCCGAACTGGAAGAAATGGCGTGGCGCGTGGGAAAAGAAGTATAAATACCTTCCCGGCGAACATGAAGTGGAAGGCTACGTTGCCGTCCAGGTGCTCGCGGAGGCGCTCAAGGGCGTGAAGCCTTCCGACAGCATCACAAAGCAGAGGGAACAGCTGAAGGCGAGCCTGAAGGCCCTCAACATGAAGACCATCTTCGGCACCGTCAAGTTCGACAACTTCGAGGGATATACCAATCAGAACAAGGCGCAGAAGATGACGGCGCTGGCCCAGTGGATCGACGGGAGGCTTCTCCAGGTCTATCCCAAAGAGGCTGCGGAGAGGGAACCAATATATTGA
- a CDS encoding branched-chain amino acid ABC transporter permease: MITSIIINGILIGLIYALLAIGLTVIFGVMRIINMFHGESVMLGMYAAFVLFDKFGISPYISVFLTAPVFFVLGAIIYKFLIDPIPAREREITSLIITLGISFIFATSAMYIWSADYRTVTLPFSQNVMVFLQTRIGYPALISSCMSAVLIVIFYLFMSKTYMGRAIRATELDKDTASIMGVNVKWISIATFGIGVVLAAMAGGILSPIFYIYPFVGGNFVIKAFTIVVLGGMGSVTGALLGGVILGVAEALASTFLEYSMKDIMAFILFLGILLFKPSGILGGKTRL; encoded by the coding sequence ATGATAACTTCAATCATCATAAACGGCATACTGATCGGTCTCATCTACGCCCTTCTGGCGATAGGACTCACCGTGATCTTCGGTGTCATGCGGATAATCAACATGTTCCACGGTGAATCGGTCATGCTCGGGATGTATGCCGCTTTCGTGCTCTTCGACAAATTTGGGATCAGTCCGTATATCAGTGTTTTTTTGACGGCACCGGTGTTCTTCGTACTCGGCGCCATCATCTACAAATTCCTGATCGATCCCATACCGGCCAGGGAACGGGAGATCACCTCGCTCATCATCACGCTCGGGATCTCCTTCATCTTTGCCACTTCGGCCATGTACATATGGTCTGCGGATTACCGCACCGTGACGCTTCCCTTTTCCCAGAACGTCATGGTCTTCCTTCAAACGAGGATCGGTTATCCCGCGCTGATCTCGTCATGCATGTCGGCGGTCCTTATCGTGATATTTTATCTTTTCATGTCGAAGACCTACATGGGAAGGGCCATCAGGGCCACCGAGCTCGACAAGGACACCGCGTCGATCATGGGGGTCAATGTGAAGTGGATATCCATCGCCACCTTCGGCATCGGGGTGGTCCTGGCTGCCATGGCGGGCGGCATCCTGTCCCCCATCTTTTACATCTATCCCTTTGTGGGCGGCAACTTCGTGATCAAGGCGTTCACCATCGTTGTGCTGGGAGGAATGGGCTCCGTGACGGGTGCTCTTCTGGGAGGGGTCATCCTTGGCGTGGCGGAGGCGCTGGCCAGCACATTCCTTGAATACAGTATGAAGGACATCATGGCCTTCATCCTCTTCCTGGGGATATTGCTCTTCAAGCCGTCCGGTATACTCGGTGGAAAGACGAGGCTATAG
- a CDS encoding branched-chain amino acid ABC transporter permease, with protein MQNRSVKPIIILFICLIVLSFMPFVIDPGSYKYLYNIFFVVNVTVLLATSWNILGGFAGQISFGHAGFVGIGAYTVSLLHYHLQWSPWLALPFAGVVTVLAAIIIGSIAFKLRGPYFALSTLALAEVTKLIVEGWRSFTQGTQGIVVSPSPLLFVPSGGGLYFVVSLWLAGFGILCALLIKLSKTSYFFLAVGENEDAALSLGINSKKYKLIALYISAFLAGVTGGVLATHTGFVDPSSGFDMVHTVEPIFLTMVGGIGTVLGPVIGTILLVPVGEVFRSHFPTAHLLLYGIVLVVFARFIPKGIMGLFRKKI; from the coding sequence ATGCAGAACAGATCCGTCAAGCCAATCATCATTCTCTTTATCTGCCTCATTGTACTCTCGTTCATGCCGTTTGTCATCGACCCGGGATCGTACAAGTATCTTTACAACATCTTCTTCGTCGTGAACGTCACCGTGCTCCTCGCCACCTCGTGGAACATACTGGGAGGGTTCGCGGGTCAGATATCCTTCGGTCACGCGGGATTTGTCGGTATCGGCGCCTACACCGTGTCGCTCCTGCACTATCATCTGCAATGGTCTCCATGGCTGGCGCTGCCTTTCGCGGGGGTTGTCACGGTCCTCGCCGCGATCATCATCGGCTCCATAGCGTTCAAGCTGAGGGGCCCTTATTTCGCCCTTTCGACCCTCGCGCTTGCCGAGGTGACAAAACTGATCGTGGAAGGCTGGCGGTCCTTCACCCAGGGGACCCAGGGCATCGTTGTGAGCCCGAGCCCGCTTCTGTTCGTTCCGAGCGGAGGGGGACTCTATTTTGTCGTTTCCTTGTGGCTCGCAGGTTTCGGTATTCTCTGCGCCCTGCTTATAAAACTGTCAAAGACGAGCTACTTCTTTCTCGCCGTGGGTGAAAACGAGGACGCGGCCCTGTCACTGGGGATCAACTCCAAGAAGTACAAACTGATAGCGCTGTACATCAGTGCCTTTCTGGCCGGGGTGACGGGCGGCGTCCTGGCCACACATACCGGTTTTGTCGACCCTTCGAGCGGGTTCGACATGGTGCACACCGTGGAGCCCATATTCCTGACAATGGTGGGCGGTATCGGCACTGTCCTCGGTCCGGTGATCGGCACGATACTGCTCGTGCCCGTCGGTGAGGTTTTCCGTTCCCACTTCCCGACGGCACACCTTCTGCTCTACGGCATCGTTCTTGTGGTTTTTGCAAGGTTTATCCCCAAAGGTATCATGGGCCTATTCAGGAAGAAGATATGA
- a CDS encoding ABC transporter ATP-binding protein, translating into MNLLETKDLTKAFGGVVAVSDLNLSIREGIVFGVVGPNGAGKTTLINVITGVERVTKGSILFKGRNIGKLPTFKRSLEGITRTFQIPQCFTGLTVFENILIPLLLRFPTQEAKKEAERIAERMFLKDDLDKQAQMLSVGRLKLLELAKAYATSPKLLLVDEPMGGVSLDMMDSLIDLIKSLRDEGITILLVEHVMKVVVALADELVVLNFGKEIALGKPEDVMNRKEVIEAYLGDEYA; encoded by the coding sequence ATGAATCTACTTGAGACAAAAGATCTGACAAAGGCTTTCGGCGGTGTAGTAGCGGTTTCAGACCTCAATCTGTCGATCCGGGAAGGCATCGTTTTCGGAGTTGTCGGCCCCAACGGCGCCGGAAAGACGACCCTCATCAATGTCATAACGGGTGTTGAGAGGGTCACGAAGGGATCCATCCTTTTCAAAGGCAGAAACATAGGGAAGCTCCCGACATTCAAGCGGTCCCTGGAGGGCATCACGCGCACGTTCCAGATCCCCCAGTGTTTTACGGGTCTCACGGTATTTGAGAACATACTGATCCCTCTTCTCCTGAGATTTCCCACGCAAGAGGCCAAAAAAGAGGCAGAGAGAATAGCGGAACGGATGTTCCTGAAGGACGATCTGGACAAGCAGGCGCAGATGCTTTCCGTCGGACGTCTGAAACTGCTCGAGCTGGCCAAGGCCTACGCCACCTCTCCGAAGCTGCTTCTCGTCGACGAACCGATGGGAGGGGTGAGCCTCGACATGATGGATTCGCTGATCGATCTCATCAAGAGCCTCAGGGATGAAGGGATCACGATCCTGCTGGTGGAGCACGTCATGAAGGTCGTTGTAGCTCTTGCCGATGAATTGGTGGTGTTGAATTTCGGCAAGGAGATCGCCCTGGGGAAGCCCGAGGACGTGATGAACCGGAAAGAGGTCATCGAGGCATATCTGGGAGACGAGTATGCTTGA
- a CDS encoding ABC transporter ATP-binding protein, whose product MLEIKGIESGYGKIKVLKGITLHVEKGEMVALVGPNGAGKTTLLKTIAGMITPWKGDILLEDVSISGVPPHRTSARGVAYVPEGRRVFSAMSVEENLLMGTYLKVNRPRKEESLRMVYDLFPRLEERKKQIAGTLSGGEQQMLAIGRGLMMRPKLVLLDEPSLGLAPLLINSIYKVLERLNEEGMTTLLVEQNVKKALSLCKRAYVIENGEIAMKGLSGDILCDENIKCTYLGI is encoded by the coding sequence ATGCTTGAAATAAAGGGAATCGAGTCGGGATATGGGAAGATCAAGGTCTTGAAGGGCATCACACTGCACGTGGAAAAGGGCGAGATGGTCGCTCTCGTCGGTCCCAACGGCGCGGGCAAGACCACGCTCCTCAAGACCATTGCGGGAATGATCACACCGTGGAAAGGGGATATCCTCCTGGAGGATGTATCCATCTCCGGAGTTCCGCCGCACAGGACCTCCGCGAGAGGCGTTGCCTACGTGCCGGAGGGACGACGGGTCTTCTCCGCCATGAGCGTGGAGGAGAACCTTCTCATGGGCACGTACCTGAAGGTGAACCGGCCTCGCAAGGAGGAGAGCCTGAGAATGGTCTACGATCTTTTCCCGCGGCTGGAAGAGCGCAAGAAGCAGATCGCGGGGACCCTGTCAGGCGGCGAACAGCAAATGCTGGCAATAGGACGGGGGCTCATGATGAGACCAAAGCTCGTGCTTCTCGACGAGCCTTCCCTGGGACTTGCCCCCCTTCTGATCAACTCGATATACAAGGTGCTCGAGAGGCTCAACGAGGAGGGTATGACCACGCTGCTCGTCGAGCAGAATGTGAAGAAGGCCCTCAGTCTCTGCAAAAGGGCGTATGTGATAGAGAACGGTGAAATAGCGATGAAGGGTCTCAGTGGAGATATCCTGTGTGACGAGAACATCAAATGCACCTATCTTGGCATTTGA
- a CDS encoding iron-containing alcohol dehydrogenase yields MSGYDPEKVSTFLAPNKHLLGKGVARQLGGEIKTLGGSKVFVVTDPGVVKAGLVPAIIEPLKSEGMKVGVYDKVRPEPAAGIVDEAARIARSGRYDLVVGLGGGSSLDVAKGVAMMVTNTGSILDYVGLNMFPKRGIPKILVPTTAGTGSEASWVCVVTDERKNEKKSLYGFMLLPDVAMLDPVLTVSMPPSVTADTGFDALVHAIESYVSVNRTPYTEIMAGEAIRLISRNLPVAYAKGGDIKARYNMLLAANLAGMAFTSGGLGATHGLAYPLGTQYHMSHGRSNAIMLPHVMRFNLTGNLEGYAGIARMMGENIDGLSPYEASEKAVDAVMRLLGAVRISCRLSDYGVQKKKISLLTKEALQQSRFFVPNPKDITEEDIRGIYRDAY; encoded by the coding sequence ATGAGCGGCTATGATCCTGAGAAGGTCAGCACATTCCTCGCCCCGAACAAACACCTTTTGGGAAAGGGAGTGGCCCGCCAGCTTGGCGGTGAGATAAAGACTCTGGGTGGCAGCAAGGTATTTGTCGTTACCGACCCCGGGGTGGTGAAAGCGGGTCTTGTTCCCGCCATTATCGAGCCGCTCAAGTCGGAAGGCATGAAGGTCGGTGTGTACGACAAGGTGCGGCCGGAACCCGCCGCGGGGATCGTGGACGAGGCGGCGAGGATCGCGCGCAGCGGCCGCTACGACCTCGTTGTCGGCCTGGGCGGGGGCAGTTCGCTGGATGTGGCGAAGGGCGTTGCCATGATGGTGACCAATACGGGCTCGATCCTGGATTATGTGGGCCTCAATATGTTCCCGAAAAGGGGTATCCCGAAGATACTCGTTCCCACGACCGCCGGAACGGGAAGCGAGGCATCCTGGGTGTGCGTTGTGACCGACGAGAGGAAGAACGAGAAAAAGTCTCTCTACGGGTTCATGCTGCTTCCTGACGTGGCTATGCTCGATCCTGTCCTGACGGTGTCCATGCCGCCCTCGGTGACGGCCGATACCGGCTTTGACGCGCTCGTCCACGCCATCGAATCCTATGTGTCCGTCAACAGGACGCCCTACACGGAGATCATGGCAGGCGAGGCCATACGATTGATATCGAGGAACCTGCCCGTCGCCTACGCGAAGGGCGGCGACATCAAGGCCCGGTATAACATGCTCCTTGCCGCCAATCTCGCGGGGATGGCCTTCACGAGCGGCGGCCTCGGTGCAACCCATGGGTTGGCCTATCCCCTGGGTACCCAGTATCATATGTCTCACGGTCGCTCAAACGCGATCATGCTTCCCCACGTGATGCGGTTCAACCTGACCGGAAATCTTGAGGGTTACGCCGGCATTGCCCGCATGATGGGCGAGAACATCGACGGCCTTTCCCCGTATGAGGCTTCCGAGAAAGCGGTGGACGCCGTTATGAGGCTGCTCGGCGCCGTGAGGATCTCTTGCCGGCTTTCAGACTATGGCGTGCAGAAGAAGAAGATATCGCTGCTCACGAAAGAGGCCCTTCAGCAGTCGCGCTTCTTCGTGCCCAATCCGAAGGACATTACGGAAGAGGATATTCGGGGCATCTACAGGGATGCCTACTAG
- a CDS encoding 4-hydroxybutyryl-CoA dehydratase produces MSLMTGSEYIESLRKQKKRIFLGGEVIENYVDHPIIRPSINACAMTYELGHQPEHRELLTATSSLTGKTINRFTHLHQSVDDLIRKVKMQRLLGHKTGCCFQRCVGFDGLNAVDSVTCEIDQELGTEYHKRFRNYLEYIQENDLMADGAMTDTKGNRRLAPSQQEDPDQYVHVVERRPDGIVVRGAKIHQTGAINSHEILVMPTQTMRAEDADYAVCFAVPAGTRGVLYIYGRQSCDTRRLEGGSVDVGNAMFGGQEAVIIFNDVFVPWERVFMCGEYQFSGALVERFAGYHRQSYGGCKSGVGDVLVGAAQAIAKIQGLEKAAHIKEKIVEMIHLNETIYSCGIACSAEGRPTASGTYLIDLLLANICKLNVTRFPYEISRLAQDVAGGLVVTLPSERDFSHPEAGPYLEKYLRSDTAYGTEERCRMQRLIENLTLGMGAVGYLTESLHGAGSPQAQKIMIGRLANLQYKEKTARNLAGIKKDPE; encoded by the coding sequence ATGTCCCTCATGACAGGCAGTGAGTATATCGAGAGTCTCAGGAAACAGAAGAAACGGATATTTCTGGGTGGTGAGGTGATAGAGAACTACGTGGATCATCCCATCATACGTCCCTCCATAAACGCCTGTGCAATGACCTACGAGCTCGGTCATCAGCCCGAACACCGGGAGCTTCTTACCGCCACTTCCAGCCTTACCGGCAAGACGATAAACCGTTTCACTCATCTCCACCAAAGCGTGGACGACCTGATCAGGAAAGTGAAGATGCAGCGGCTTCTCGGCCACAAGACGGGCTGTTGTTTCCAGCGGTGTGTGGGCTTTGATGGCCTCAACGCCGTCGACTCCGTCACCTGCGAGATCGACCAGGAACTGGGCACCGAGTACCACAAGCGTTTCAGGAACTACCTCGAATACATTCAGGAGAATGATCTCATGGCGGATGGGGCCATGACCGACACGAAGGGCAACCGCCGTCTTGCTCCGTCCCAGCAGGAAGACCCCGACCAGTACGTTCATGTCGTGGAGAGAAGACCTGACGGTATCGTGGTCAGGGGAGCCAAGATCCATCAGACGGGTGCCATCAACTCCCATGAGATCCTCGTGATGCCCACTCAGACGATGAGGGCCGAGGATGCCGATTATGCTGTCTGTTTCGCTGTTCCAGCGGGCACGCGGGGTGTTCTCTACATTTACGGCAGGCAATCCTGCGATACCCGCCGCCTTGAGGGCGGCAGTGTGGATGTGGGCAACGCCATGTTCGGGGGCCAGGAGGCGGTCATCATCTTCAATGACGTCTTCGTTCCCTGGGAGAGGGTCTTCATGTGTGGAGAGTACCAGTTTAGCGGCGCGCTGGTGGAGAGGTTCGCCGGTTACCACCGCCAAAGCTACGGCGGCTGCAAGAGCGGCGTGGGAGATGTCCTCGTGGGGGCGGCCCAGGCCATCGCGAAGATACAGGGTCTTGAAAAGGCGGCACATATCAAGGAAAAGATCGTTGAGATGATCCATCTCAACGAAACCATATACTCATGCGGCATAGCCTGCTCGGCGGAAGGCAGACCCACTGCCTCGGGGACCTATCTGATCGATCTTTTGCTTGCCAACATCTGCAAACTGAATGTGACCCGGTTTCCCTACGAGATATCGCGTCTCGCCCAGGACGTGGCTGGAGGCCTTGTGGTCACCCTTCCTTCAGAGAGGGACTTCAGTCATCCCGAGGCGGGGCCCTATCTGGAGAAATACCTGCGTTCCGACACGGCCTACGGCACTGAAGAGCGCTGCCGGATGCAGAGACTTATCGAGAACCTCACGCTCGGTATGGGTGCGGTGGGATACCTGACGGAATCGCTGCATGGAGCAGGTTCACCGCAGGCCCAGAAGATCATGATAGGGAGGCTTGCCAACCTGCAGTACAAGGAGAAGACGGCGAGGAACCTGGCCGGTATAAAGAAAGATCCAGAGTGA